A genomic window from Anthocerotibacter panamensis C109 includes:
- a CDS encoding DnaJ C-terminal domain-containing protein, producing MAYRDYYSTLGVSTTANEQEIKSAYRKLARQLHPDLNPGDKKAEERFKEVNEAYEILSDPDKRKQYDLYGRWQQQAGARTATAAPPSSGVGGVGDFDFSNFGNFEEFIDFLMGSRRGAEGAPRSGSGPVRGENIEMSAELTLEEAFQGVRKRYRTSAGKTIEVNFPAGVRTDSKVRVAGEGRDSVRGGAAGDLILTVKLAAHPYFTVEGDDLLLDLPLTPAEAVLGAQVEVPTLEGKVRLNIPKGTTAGRTLRLAGKGMKRSKGSGRGDQLVKVRIEVPAHPSGQERELYEKLAEVEAHSLRSHLV from the coding sequence ATGGCCTACCGCGATTACTACAGCACCTTGGGTGTCTCTACGACGGCTAACGAACAAGAAATTAAATCCGCCTACCGCAAACTAGCCCGTCAGCTACACCCAGACCTCAATCCGGGGGATAAAAAGGCCGAGGAGCGCTTCAAAGAAGTCAACGAGGCCTACGAAATCCTGTCCGACCCCGACAAGCGCAAGCAGTACGACCTCTATGGTCGGTGGCAGCAACAGGCAGGAGCCCGTACCGCCACCGCTGCCCCCCCGTCCAGTGGCGTTGGTGGCGTTGGGGATTTTGACTTTTCCAACTTCGGGAATTTTGAAGAATTTATCGATTTTCTTATGGGGAGCCGTCGTGGTGCAGAAGGGGCTCCTAGGAGTGGCAGTGGGCCAGTCCGGGGTGAAAACATCGAGATGAGTGCAGAACTCACGCTTGAAGAAGCCTTTCAAGGGGTCCGCAAACGCTACCGTACCAGTGCCGGGAAAACCATTGAGGTCAACTTCCCCGCCGGAGTCCGTACTGATTCTAAAGTCCGAGTTGCTGGAGAAGGGCGAGATAGCGTTAGGGGTGGCGCTGCGGGCGACCTGATTCTCACCGTAAAACTTGCTGCTCATCCCTACTTCACAGTCGAAGGCGATGATCTGCTGCTCGATCTGCCCCTCACCCCCGCCGAGGCAGTGTTAGGAGCCCAGGTAGAGGTGCCGACCCTGGAGGGCAAAGTCCGCCTCAATATCCCCAAAGGCACCACCGCCGGACGCACCCTCCGCTTGGCAGGTAAGGGCATGAAACGCAGCAAGGGTAGCGGGCGGGGTGACCAATTGGTCAAAGTCCGCATTGAAGTCCCCGCCCACCCCAGCGGACAAGAGCGCGAACTCTACGAGAAGCTTGCCGAAGTCGAAGCGCATAGCTTACGCAGCCATCTGGTTTGA
- a CDS encoding M1 family aminopeptidase, with protein sequence MSPSDHAQPYKTFPLPGSKPQYSPDKPGRVQHIALDLSLDIAGETLTGTCAVRLLTLVEGLRTLTLDAVAMQIQGARLGQEPLLYAYDGTQLRLTLPEGIVSGQTLECTVDYCVAKPRRGIYFVKPDAHYPDKPVQVWTQGEDEDARFWFPCFDYPEQLATSEIRVSVPQPYRAISNGILVEERATERTTIFHWKQQQVHPCYLMTLVVGEFSEIVDGWDGISTLYYVTPGQEAVARLTLGKTPRMVAFFSEKFGVRYPYPRYAQVCVADYIFGGMENTSCTLLTDRALLDEQAAQEPFWPEDLVSHELVHQWFGDLVVIRHWSHAWIKEGAATYGEVLWQEHEYGPEEAVYYRWSLAHEYFTEDEERYRRPIVTNVYKEAIELFDRHTYQKGALVYHMVRHYLGDKLFSRVIQTFLEDNRHCAVETIDLLRAIEKATGRNFLPLFEQYVFKGGHPDFKVAYTWVAEGSYAKVTVQQTQVINDLTGLFTLEVPIALGWADGTSQTLVLAITQKEQTFCFPLATKPLWFSFDPGNDLLKTLELTVSVEDLLAQLRHDPSVMGRVFAAHALAKKVNPIIVAALQEVLLDPAVFWGVRAECADALGSTHRDYAFAVLRAALTTIEDSRVLEAVLDALGEDPSALTFEAAAPLLKHNSYQVSAQAAETVGKSRAKGARKLLKKTLKQRDSWNEVVRVGAVNGLAHLKDDPKARNLLLKYTQLGVPQALRLKAIRALGRFGENQEDPRILEGLTTIAREEFFLTRVATIAALRALRSPRALELLEQLAQSDPDGRVERSALEALEATRQAISQSQEIKNLRETVTELQKLTQELKSRCDILEANHT encoded by the coding sequence ATGAGCCCAAGCGATCATGCGCAGCCCTACAAGACTTTCCCCTTGCCGGGTTCCAAACCGCAGTACAGCCCCGACAAACCGGGACGGGTTCAGCATATTGCTCTGGACCTCAGTCTGGACATCGCTGGGGAGACGCTGACCGGCACCTGTGCCGTTCGGCTGTTGACGCTGGTGGAGGGACTCAGGACCCTGACCCTGGACGCAGTGGCGATGCAGATCCAAGGAGCCCGCCTCGGTCAGGAACCCCTGCTCTATGCCTATGATGGTACCCAGTTGCGCCTGACCCTCCCGGAAGGCATCGTAAGCGGTCAGACCCTCGAATGTACGGTGGACTATTGCGTAGCGAAGCCCCGCCGGGGGATCTACTTCGTCAAGCCCGACGCCCACTACCCCGACAAGCCCGTTCAGGTCTGGACTCAGGGTGAGGATGAGGACGCCCGTTTTTGGTTTCCGTGCTTCGATTACCCGGAGCAATTGGCTACTTCAGAAATCCGTGTCTCGGTTCCCCAACCCTACCGGGCTATCTCCAACGGGATTCTGGTCGAAGAAAGGGCCACTGAGCGCACCACTATTTTTCACTGGAAACAACAGCAGGTCCATCCCTGCTACCTGATGACCCTGGTGGTGGGGGAGTTTAGCGAGATCGTTGATGGTTGGGATGGCATTAGCACGCTCTACTACGTCACTCCGGGGCAAGAAGCCGTAGCCCGTCTAACGCTGGGTAAAACCCCCCGGATGGTGGCGTTCTTTAGCGAAAAGTTTGGGGTGCGCTATCCCTATCCGCGCTATGCCCAAGTGTGCGTGGCTGACTACATCTTTGGCGGGATGGAGAATACTTCTTGTACCCTCCTGACCGACCGCGCCCTTCTCGATGAGCAAGCGGCTCAAGAACCTTTCTGGCCCGAAGACCTCGTCTCCCATGAACTGGTCCACCAATGGTTTGGAGATCTGGTGGTGATCCGGCACTGGAGCCATGCCTGGATCAAAGAGGGGGCGGCTACCTACGGCGAAGTTCTCTGGCAGGAGCACGAGTATGGTCCAGAAGAAGCCGTCTATTACCGCTGGTCGCTCGCCCATGAATACTTCACTGAGGACGAGGAGCGCTACCGCCGCCCCATCGTGACCAATGTCTACAAAGAGGCCATCGAACTGTTTGACCGGCACACCTACCAAAAAGGAGCCCTGGTCTACCACATGGTGCGCCACTATTTGGGAGACAAACTCTTTTCGCGGGTGATCCAGACTTTTTTGGAGGACAACCGCCACTGCGCCGTGGAGACCATCGACTTGCTCAGGGCCATCGAAAAAGCCACGGGACGCAATTTCCTGCCCCTATTTGAGCAGTATGTCTTCAAAGGCGGTCACCCAGACTTTAAAGTCGCTTACACCTGGGTGGCAGAAGGGTCCTACGCCAAAGTGACCGTGCAACAGACCCAAGTCATCAATGACCTGACGGGGCTCTTTACGCTGGAAGTCCCCATCGCCTTGGGGTGGGCGGACGGGACAAGTCAGACCTTGGTGCTTGCTATTACCCAGAAAGAACAGACCTTCTGCTTTCCTCTGGCGACCAAGCCCCTCTGGTTTAGCTTCGACCCCGGCAACGACCTACTCAAGACGCTAGAACTCACCGTCTCGGTGGAGGATCTGCTCGCCCAACTGCGCCATGACCCCTCCGTGATGGGCCGCGTCTTCGCCGCCCACGCCCTAGCGAAAAAAGTCAATCCCATCATCGTAGCCGCGCTCCAAGAAGTCCTGCTTGACCCAGCCGTTTTTTGGGGTGTCCGCGCCGAGTGCGCCGACGCTTTGGGCTCCACCCACCGCGACTACGCCTTTGCTGTGCTCAGGGCCGCCCTCACCACCATCGAAGACTCCCGCGTCCTTGAGGCGGTCCTCGACGCCTTAGGCGAGGACCCCTCTGCCCTGACCTTCGAAGCCGCCGCCCCGCTACTCAAACACAACAGCTATCAAGTGAGTGCTCAGGCTGCTGAGACCGTGGGTAAGAGCCGCGCCAAAGGAGCCCGTAAACTGCTCAAGAAAACCCTCAAGCAGCGTGATTCCTGGAATGAAGTTGTGCGCGTCGGCGCAGTGAATGGACTGGCCCATCTCAAAGATGACCCCAAGGCCCGCAACCTACTGCTGAAGTACACCCAACTCGGCGTACCCCAAGCCTTGCGGCTCAAGGCAATTCGCGCTTTGGGCCGTTTTGGGGAAAATCAGGAAGACCCTCGTATTCTAGAGGGCCTCACCACCATTGCCCGCGAAGAATTCTTTTTGACACGCGTCGCCACCATTGCCGCCCTGCGTGCCCTGCGCTCCCCTCGGGCATTGGAGCTGTTGGAGCAACTCGCCCAAAGTGACCCGGACGGACGGGTAGAGCGTTCGGCCCTAGAAGCCCTAGAGGCGACCCGTCAGGCCATCAGCCAGAGCCAGGAAATCAAAAACTTACGCGAAACCGTCACCGAACTCCAAAAACTGACGCAAGAACTCAAAAGCCGCTGCGACATCCTCGAAGCAAATCACACTTGA
- a CDS encoding ComF family protein, which produces MPLPATLPNSSIIRKQFSILWRLTGNACVGDHAEATTGITEFQAQDKDSKEDHAQPEKLPMPSILLDQLNPLKWLAPLTCVSCTRRAEQRLCTRCRQGLTHWQRAQGLVARVPLRVWAWGAYTGEVERALYQLKYDRAYEWGGIFGEIIAAWWQDLPERQSEYTPWHVVPIPLSQERLQTRGYNQAEEISNTFARWVRYPHLPHWLERVRATQAQFSLNPQERAANIQGAFRARPVVRGRDILLVDDIYTTGATLREAARMLTEAGARQVAALVVARPLGQT; this is translated from the coding sequence ATGCCACTCCCTGCCACCCTCCCAAATTCTTCCATTATCCGCAAGCAATTTTCTATCTTATGGAGGCTCACGGGGAATGCCTGTGTCGGAGATCACGCCGAGGCTACGACCGGGATCACGGAGTTTCAAGCGCAGGACAAGGATTCTAAAGAAGACCACGCCCAACCAGAAAAACTCCCTATGCCCTCGATCCTCCTTGACCAACTCAACCCACTCAAGTGGCTTGCCCCCCTTACCTGTGTGTCCTGCACTCGTCGCGCTGAGCAGCGTCTATGTACTCGCTGTCGTCAGGGGCTGACCCACTGGCAACGGGCTCAGGGGTTGGTTGCTCGGGTGCCCTTGCGGGTCTGGGCTTGGGGGGCGTATACGGGTGAAGTGGAGCGAGCTTTGTACCAGCTCAAGTATGACAGGGCTTATGAATGGGGTGGGATCTTCGGGGAGATCATAGCTGCCTGGTGGCAGGATTTGCCTGAACGGCAGTCGGAGTATACTCCCTGGCATGTAGTCCCGATTCCGCTATCGCAAGAGCGGCTCCAAACGCGGGGCTACAATCAAGCTGAGGAAATTTCCAACACTTTCGCGCGCTGGGTCCGCTATCCGCACCTCCCTCATTGGCTGGAGCGCGTCCGGGCTACACAGGCTCAATTCAGTCTCAATCCCCAAGAGCGAGCGGCGAATATTCAGGGGGCGTTTCGGGCTCGTCCGGTAGTCCGGGGGCGCGATATTTTATTGGTGGATGATATTTATACGACAGGCGCGACGCTTCGGGAGGCGGCTCGGATGCTCACAGAGGCGGGGGCGCGACAGGTGGCGGCGTTGGTGGTGGCGCGTCCTTTGGGCCAGACATAG
- a CDS encoding ABC transporter ATP-binding protein: protein MKTSTNPKTAPTMNATATPFLALEGVSKVYPTPKGPYTVLQDVNLTVQEGEFICLIGHSGCGKTTLLNMVAGFQTPTEGSVRLRTQPITQPGPDRMVVFQGYALLPWLTALENIYLAVDSVHTNKTKAQKTAIAQEHLALVGLTDAAHKKPGQLSGGMKQRVSIARALAIRPEVLILDEPFGALDAITKQELQEELLKIWQDVRSTVLMITHDIDEALFLADRLVMMTNGPAAQIGEVLTIPFARPRDRTRIMEDPEYYQLRNYALDFLYNRYAHAVD, encoded by the coding sequence ATGAAAACTTCCACTAACCCAAAAACTGCACCCACCATGAATGCAACTGCCACGCCCTTTCTAGCCCTTGAAGGTGTCTCTAAAGTCTATCCCACGCCCAAAGGCCCCTACACTGTGCTCCAGGACGTGAACCTAACAGTCCAGGAGGGAGAATTTATCTGCCTCATCGGTCACTCCGGCTGCGGCAAGACCACCCTGCTCAATATGGTCGCTGGGTTCCAGACACCCACGGAAGGCTCCGTGCGCCTGCGCACACAACCCATCACCCAACCCGGACCCGACCGGATGGTGGTTTTTCAGGGCTACGCGCTCCTGCCTTGGCTCACCGCCCTGGAAAATATTTACCTCGCCGTGGATTCGGTCCACACGAACAAGACCAAGGCCCAAAAGACCGCCATCGCCCAGGAACATCTCGCCTTGGTCGGTCTGACGGATGCCGCCCATAAAAAACCTGGTCAACTCTCGGGGGGGATGAAACAGCGGGTCTCGATTGCCCGTGCGCTTGCCATCCGCCCCGAAGTACTGATCCTAGATGAACCTTTTGGTGCCCTCGATGCCATTACCAAGCAGGAGCTTCAGGAGGAGTTGCTCAAGATCTGGCAGGATGTACGCAGCACCGTCTTGATGATCACCCATGACATCGACGAAGCGCTCTTTCTCGCAGATCGGCTTGTAATGATGACCAATGGCCCTGCGGCGCAGATCGGGGAGGTCTTGACGATCCCCTTTGCCCGCCCCCGCGACCGCACCCGCATCATGGAAGACCCCGAGTACTACCAACTGCGCAACTACGCCCTCGACTTCCTCTACAACCGCTACGCCCACGCAGTGGACTGA
- a CDS encoding single-stranded DNA-binding protein, protein MDLNVVTLVGRAGRDPEMKYVGSGENYRPVCSLTLAVDRLKRKGDMNEPDWFNLEIWGKTAEIAGQYVKKGSLIGVTGNLIFNRWQDKLSGEAKERPLIRVDRLDLLGSRRDSGADAPDFGDGGDF, encoded by the coding sequence ATGGACCTCAATGTAGTGACCCTAGTGGGTCGAGCCGGACGTGACCCGGAAATGAAGTATGTGGGCTCCGGGGAGAACTATCGCCCGGTGTGCAGTTTGACCCTGGCGGTGGACCGGCTCAAGCGTAAAGGCGATATGAATGAACCTGATTGGTTCAACTTGGAGATCTGGGGCAAGACAGCAGAGATCGCCGGACAATACGTCAAGAAGGGTAGCTTGATTGGCGTGACCGGCAACTTGATCTTTAACCGTTGGCAGGACAAACTCTCAGGGGAGGCCAAAGAACGTCCCCTGATCCGGGTAGACCGTCTAGATCTGTTGGGTTCGCGTCGTGACAGTGGCGCGGATGCTCCTGACTTTGGCGATGGGGGCGATTTCTAG
- a CDS encoding DUF2854 domain-containing protein has translation MKKQVLPSLGTLTLALAMTLLGLFVFSYFVKTGNLDIDTNLSFTGFYFGFFLLPVGLVLKITELKPVPQLSAPPANIEQLRTQQTQIQQDILRDISKYVYLKATHMQDPLHALKLGGVKSDSDLPKLIGYREEVYQGRYALILQFSADHVPLPKWQERQTKLDTFFGKDVAVTVQEVAPARIELTLVRKA, from the coding sequence ATGAAAAAACAGGTGTTGCCCTCCCTTGGAACGTTGACCCTGGCCCTGGCTATGACGCTATTGGGCCTTTTTGTCTTCAGTTATTTTGTGAAGACGGGCAACCTCGACATCGATACGAACCTGAGCTTCACGGGCTTTTATTTTGGTTTTTTCCTGCTGCCAGTGGGGTTAGTTCTCAAGATTACCGAACTCAAACCCGTGCCCCAACTCAGTGCCCCGCCCGCCAATATTGAGCAGTTGCGCACCCAGCAGACCCAGATCCAGCAGGACATCCTCCGGGATATCTCGAAGTACGTCTATCTCAAAGCGACCCATATGCAGGACCCCCTACACGCGCTGAAATTGGGCGGGGTGAAGTCCGACTCAGATCTGCCCAAGCTCATCGGTTACCGCGAAGAAGTATACCAGGGCCGCTACGCGCTCATCCTTCAATTTAGCGCCGACCATGTCCCGCTCCCGAAGTGGCAGGAGCGCCAGACCAAACTGGATACGTTCTTCGGCAAGGATGTAGCTGTGACCGTCCAGGAAGTAGCCCCCGCGCGCATTGAACTGACGCTGGTTCGCAAAGCCTGA
- a CDS encoding transglutaminase-like domain-containing protein, with protein sequence MELNVGCTLDYQCIGPATLIFAVRPRNGGRQRILNECLACVPPLHYECFLDSFGNRLVRLKARDSGLQVSYQALMQVELMAKKSVHPSQVEPGDLPTAVLPFLYPSRYCPCDRMQRLSQELFGRFSAGYEQVLAVCTWIYDHIYYLAGSSDLNTTATDTLIAASGVCRDFAHLGIAFCRALGIPARFVAGYAYKLDPQDFHAYFEAYLDGGWYLLDATQKAPRGSFVPIAVGRDAADTSFANLFGKVTLEHMEVWSHWVSGAVAPAFIAPETPILTALD encoded by the coding sequence ATGGAACTCAATGTCGGATGTACGTTGGACTATCAGTGCATCGGACCTGCAACGCTGATTTTTGCGGTGCGTCCCCGCAATGGGGGTAGACAGCGTATTCTCAACGAGTGCTTAGCCTGCGTCCCCCCGCTTCACTATGAATGTTTCTTGGACTCTTTTGGAAATCGTCTGGTGCGCCTCAAGGCTAGGGATAGCGGCTTGCAGGTGAGCTATCAGGCTCTGATGCAGGTGGAGCTGATGGCTAAAAAGAGCGTGCACCCGAGTCAGGTAGAACCGGGCGACCTCCCGACGGCAGTCTTGCCCTTCTTGTATCCGAGTCGCTACTGCCCTTGCGACCGGATGCAGCGGTTGTCTCAGGAACTTTTTGGAAGATTCTCTGCTGGTTATGAACAGGTGTTGGCGGTCTGTACCTGGATCTATGACCATATCTACTATCTTGCAGGCAGTAGTGACCTGAACACCACAGCGACAGACACGCTAATCGCAGCGTCTGGGGTCTGCCGCGACTTCGCCCATTTAGGGATTGCCTTCTGCCGCGCTCTGGGAATCCCGGCGCGTTTTGTGGCGGGCTATGCCTACAAGCTTGACCCGCAGGATTTCCATGCCTACTTCGAAGCTTATCTAGACGGGGGCTGGTATCTTTTGGATGCAACCCAAAAGGCTCCCCGCGGAAGTTTTGTACCGATTGCCGTGGGGCGCGATGCAGCAGATACGTCTTTTGCCAATCTCTTTGGCAAGGTCACCTTGGAACACATGGAGGTGTGGAGTCACTGGGTCAGCGGAGCGGTCGCCCCTGCCTTTATTGCGCCTGAGACTCCCATACTGACAGCCTTGGATTAG
- a CDS encoding L-threonylcarbamoyladenylate synthase, producing the protein MFCSQSEFQGRLRQGACGVFPTDTVPALGALPGNAQAIYPLKGRALDKPLILLAATVEQVRPLLAGWEADWHSVMTRFWPGALTLVLPANPTLPPLVQQRGMVGLRLPNQPEALQLLVETGPLATTSINRSGEAPLLDPATIAQRFPNLPLLYGEYQGVGVPSTVIRWDQTTRQWELLRLGAIPWPLPL; encoded by the coding sequence ATGTTCTGTAGTCAATCAGAATTTCAGGGGCGGCTGCGGCAGGGTGCATGCGGGGTCTTCCCCACCGACACCGTCCCTGCGCTAGGAGCTTTACCCGGAAATGCCCAGGCGATTTATCCGCTCAAGGGGCGGGCGCTGGATAAACCGCTCATTCTCCTCGCCGCCACAGTTGAGCAGGTACGGCCCCTCTTGGCGGGTTGGGAAGCGGATTGGCACTCGGTGATGACCCGCTTCTGGCCGGGGGCTTTGACCCTGGTCCTGCCTGCCAACCCAACGCTCCCCCCTCTGGTCCAACAGCGAGGAATGGTCGGCCTGCGCCTGCCTAACCAGCCCGAGGCCCTCCAGCTTTTAGTGGAGACCGGGCCACTCGCTACCACCAGTATCAACCGCTCCGGCGAAGCGCCCCTCTTAGACCCGGCGACCATCGCCCAACGTTTCCCAAATCTACCCTTGCTGTACGGGGAATACCAAGGGGTGGGAGTGCCCTCGACCGTCATTCGCTGGGACCAGACTACCCGTCAATGGGAGCTACTGCGCTTGGGAGCCATTCCCTGGCCGCTTCCTCTGTAA
- a CDS encoding pentapeptide repeat-containing protein, whose translation MDRLMTKEVLIGKIKAGEAREVDFYEADLLRADLRGADLRDLDLVRTHFVLANLQEACLAGANLNRAWLIGADLQGADLQGAQVRDANLEAACLKGANLEGADLSRVILRGGELSGANLRGADLSRADLSGANLEGADLTGANLRDAILIEVNLKGANLCEADLSRSRLSSANFDGATQVQNADFYNCLGLAPGAGVDLVQRGALSLEHLRPLPEFIPGPFVNSPLG comes from the coding sequence ATGGACCGTCTGATGACCAAAGAAGTATTGATTGGCAAGATCAAGGCTGGGGAAGCCCGCGAGGTGGATTTTTACGAAGCGGACCTCCTCCGAGCAGATCTGCGGGGGGCAGACCTCCGCGATCTAGATTTGGTGCGCACCCATTTTGTCCTGGCTAATCTCCAGGAAGCCTGTCTCGCTGGGGCTAACCTCAACCGGGCATGGCTTATCGGCGCGGACCTCCAGGGGGCAGACCTCCAGGGGGCTCAGGTGCGCGATGCTAATTTAGAAGCAGCCTGCCTCAAAGGGGCCAACCTGGAAGGGGCAGACCTCTCGCGGGTGATCTTGCGCGGCGGGGAGTTGAGCGGGGCCAACCTGCGTGGAGCAGACCTGTCACGGGCGGACCTCAGTGGCGCGAACCTGGAAGGCGCAGACCTAACCGGGGCCAATCTCCGGGATGCCATCTTGATCGAGGTAAACCTAAAGGGTGCAAATCTCTGTGAGGCGGACCTAAGCCGTTCTCGTCTCAGTAGCGCCAACTTTGACGGTGCCACCCAGGTCCAGAACGCAGATTTCTACAACTGCCTGGGGCTCGCTCCAGGGGCAGGCGTGGACCTTGTCCAGCGCGGGGCACTCAGCCTGGAGCACTTGCGCCCCCTCCCTGAGTTTATCCCCGGCCCTTTCGTCAACAGTCCTTTGGGTTAA
- a CDS encoding tetratricopeptide repeat protein → MESVSGNCEWGLNLQRKNLYEQVIRDLTQALHRAPDDASIYSARGSARAKLGDYAGGLEDCNRALELNPDLYSGYLVRAAIFLETGAYVGALGDYTQALRLDSGDAAIYFYRGSAYLELGDYAQAIADFDQALQRSPRLAQVYVSRGSARIHLGDQRGALSDYNYALSLNNGLTSAASPKVSLLTAL, encoded by the coding sequence ATGGAGTCTGTGAGCGGGAACTGTGAGTGGGGCCTCAATCTACAGCGCAAGAACTTGTATGAGCAGGTTATCCGTGATCTCACGCAGGCACTCCACCGCGCTCCTGACGATGCTTCTATCTACAGTGCGCGGGGCAGTGCGCGGGCCAAGCTTGGAGACTATGCTGGAGGGCTGGAGGACTGTAATCGGGCACTCGAACTCAATCCTGACCTCTACTCAGGCTATTTGGTCCGCGCAGCCATCTTTCTAGAGACTGGTGCCTATGTCGGGGCACTCGGGGATTACACTCAGGCGTTGCGTCTGGACTCTGGGGATGCAGCGATTTATTTCTATCGCGGGAGCGCTTATCTAGAGTTAGGCGATTATGCTCAGGCTATTGCCGATTTTGACCAAGCCCTCCAACGCTCCCCAAGACTGGCTCAAGTCTATGTCAGTCGTGGCTCAGCCCGTATACATTTAGGAGATCAACGAGGAGCCCTCAGCGACTACAACTATGCGCTATCCCTCAATAACGGGCTCACCAGTGCTGCGTCGCCTAAGGTATCGCTACTTACTGCTTTATAG